Proteins co-encoded in one Desulfallas thermosapovorans DSM 6562 genomic window:
- a CDS encoding SLC13 family permease codes for MSSLISGLENLWQYMWQLSRQTKRLIRFDMAAMADNGNLSEKERKIAEQVLPGGTDSLGRGNSGGGSDNGSRGGGYNLAQKIGLILGPVLFLLVLIMPTPADMPPVAKLVLAAVVWIAIWWITEAIPIPATSLLPIVLFPLLGVQDVKSTTASYGDSTVFLFMGGFFIAAAMERWNLHRRIALNIIKLVGTGPKTIILGFMVATAFLSMWISNTATAMMMMPIGLAVIVQVALLLKQQGSDIDTSLGRFNFGTALMLGIAYAASIGGVATIIGTPPNGIFVGVAKEMWGQDISFASWLAYGIPLAAVTLIFAWWYLTTVAYPVRIKELPGGMKVINDEIKKLGPISRAETQVASVFILVALLWISSSFVLKDFIPMINDATISILGAVLLFLLPVNLAKGQFILDWESALKIPWGILLLFGGGISLAGGFKSSGLAEWIATRLTGLEGASMLVIVLAVTTMAIFLTEVTSNTATATMLMPVMASMGIAMGIHPYALMITAAIACSYAFMLPVATPPNAVVFGTGYVTIPQMARAGFALNIFGVIAITALTLYYLPVVWGISFNTIPAWIK; via the coding sequence ATGAGTAGTTTAATTTCCGGTTTGGAAAACCTCTGGCAATATATGTGGCAGCTCAGCAGGCAAACCAAAAGGCTTATCCGTTTTGATATGGCTGCTATGGCTGATAACGGTAATTTATCTGAAAAGGAGCGCAAAATTGCAGAGCAGGTGCTCCCCGGAGGCACGGATTCCCTGGGCCGCGGTAATTCCGGTGGCGGTTCAGACAATGGTTCAAGAGGGGGCGGCTATAACCTGGCCCAAAAAATCGGCCTTATCCTTGGTCCCGTCTTATTTTTGCTGGTGTTAATAATGCCGACCCCTGCGGATATGCCGCCGGTAGCCAAGTTGGTGCTGGCCGCTGTGGTCTGGATTGCCATCTGGTGGATTACCGAGGCCATTCCCATCCCGGCCACCTCACTTTTACCCATAGTGCTTTTCCCTTTATTAGGTGTCCAGGATGTTAAATCTACCACGGCATCCTATGGTGATAGCACGGTGTTTCTCTTTATGGGAGGATTTTTCATTGCCGCGGCTATGGAGCGTTGGAACTTGCACCGCCGTATTGCATTAAATATTATAAAACTGGTCGGTACCGGTCCCAAAACCATTATTCTGGGTTTTATGGTTGCCACAGCCTTTCTTTCCATGTGGATTTCCAACACAGCCACCGCAATGATGATGATGCCCATTGGACTGGCGGTGATTGTTCAAGTCGCACTTTTATTAAAACAACAGGGTTCGGATATTGATACTTCGCTGGGACGTTTTAATTTTGGTACAGCCCTGATGCTGGGGATTGCTTACGCGGCGTCCATAGGCGGTGTGGCCACCATTATCGGCACCCCGCCCAATGGGATTTTTGTAGGTGTAGCCAAGGAGATGTGGGGCCAGGATATATCCTTTGCTTCCTGGCTGGCTTATGGTATTCCCCTGGCCGCTGTTACCCTGATTTTCGCCTGGTGGTATTTGACCACTGTGGCTTACCCGGTAAGGATTAAGGAACTGCCGGGTGGGATGAAAGTTATTAATGACGAAATTAAAAAACTCGGTCCCATAAGCAGAGCCGAAACTCAGGTGGCCTCAGTATTTATTCTGGTGGCTCTTTTATGGATCTCCAGTTCATTCGTACTGAAAGATTTTATTCCCATGATAAATGATGCTACTATCAGTATTCTGGGGGCCGTGTTGCTGTTTTTACTGCCGGTGAACCTGGCTAAGGGACAGTTCATACTTGATTGGGAAAGCGCTTTGAAAATTCCCTGGGGGATCTTGCTGCTCTTTGGTGGCGGTATTTCCCTGGCCGGGGGCTTTAAAAGCAGCGGTCTGGCCGAGTGGATTGCCACCAGGCTGACCGGTTTGGAAGGTGCCTCCATGCTGGTGATTGTGCTGGCGGTTACCACCATGGCCATTTTCCTCACCGAAGTAACCTCCAACACGGCAACCGCCACTATGTTAATGCCGGTGATGGCCTCCATGGGTATAGCCATGGGTATTCACCCCTATGCCTTGATGATTACGGCAGCCATTGCTTGCTCTTACGCCTTTATGCTGCCGGTGGCTACGCCGCCCAATGCGGTGGTATTCGGAACCGGTTACGTTACTATCCCCCAGATGGCCAGGGCGGGTTTTGCTTTGAACATTTTCGGGGTTATAGCAATTACAGCCCTTACCCTCTATTATCTGCCGGTGGTTTGGGGTATAAGCTTTAATACTATACCGGCTTGGATTAAATAA